In one window of Bombus fervidus isolate BK054 chromosome 4, iyBomFerv1, whole genome shotgun sequence DNA:
- the LOC139986631 gene encoding mitochondrial import inner membrane translocase subunit Tim29, which yields MSTMTRVAFLQRWGKYWKNLYIDYKESALGAAKDCKEHPVRTSIYFSLLGSCVYLHRHNPDECSFKEHLLQNTMKIMQVGEAIRNPISEQYVQWLGQCYNEGIVRRMNLGIVSLIWLDDYDKMCSLYKAACPYLKTRYLTFYQRVVDIGFLDKWWILENKMEDYDVNEAQFSDVKYK from the exons ATGTCAACAATGACGAGAGTAGCGTTTCTCCAACGATGGG GAAAGTATTGGAAGAATCTTTATATAGATTATAAAGAATCAGCATTAGGTGCTGCTAAAGATTGTAAAGAACATCCTGTTAGAacatctatttatttttctc TTTTAGGATCGTGTGTATATCTGCACAGGCATAATCCAGATGAGTGTTCCTTTAAAGaacatttattacaaaataccaTGAAAATAATGCAAGTGGGAGAAGCTATACGTAATCCAATCTCTGAACAATATGTACAATGGTTAGGCCAATGTTACAACGAAGGAATTGTGCGGCGGATGAATTTAGGTATAGTTAGTTTAATTTGGTTAGATGACTATGACAAAATGTGTtccttgtacaaagctgcttGTCCTTACTTAAAAACACGATATCTAACCTTTTATCAAAGAGTGGTAGATATTGGATTTTTAGATAAATGGTGGAtcttagagaataaaatggAAGATTACGATGTAAATGAAGCACAATTTAgtgatgtaaaatataaataa